The Pseudomonas sp. SCB32 DNA window GGTGGAGCCCGGAGCGCGAGATGCTCCAGCAGATGATCGATGCCTCCCAGGCGTACGTGAACGGCGTCGTGCGCCTGAAGCTGTACAAGGGCAACGTCACCGTGGTCGGCCGCAAGTCCGACGACTCGCTGTTCGACGCCAACATCGCGACCTTCGAGGAAGATGGTGGTGCCTACAACCAGGCCGATGCCGCGGGCTTCATCAAGCTCAACGCGCTGCGCATGCGTATCGCCGCGAACAAGGGCCGCAAGCTGTTCTGATAAGCTGGTGACCCCGTGACAAGCGAACCCCGGCCACGAGCCGGGGTTCGCGTTTATAGGCCCCGCATCCGGGGCGCCTGATGAGGAAGAATCGATGAGACTGCTGCACACCATGCTGCGCGTCGGCGACCTGGACAAATCCATCGCCTTCTACACCGAAGTCCTGGGCATGACCCTGCTGCGCCGCAAGGATTACCCGGACGGCCAATTCACCCTGGCCTTCGTCGGCTACGGCAGCGAAGACGAGAACAGCGTGATCGAGTTGACCTACAACTGGGGCGTGGACCATTACGAGCTGGGCACCGGCTACGGCCACATCGCCCTGGAAGTGGCCGACGTCTACAAGGCCTGCGAGGACATCCGCTCCCGCGGCGGCAAGATCACCCGCGAGCCGGGCCCGATGAAGCACGGCACCAGCATCCTGGCCTTCGTCGAGGACCCGGACGGCTACAAGATCGAGCTGCTCAGCCCGCAGCGCAAGGACTGACCCTTGCGCTGAACCGAAGTGTCCCTGGAGAAACCCCGCCACCCCGGCGGGGTTTTTCTTTTCGGGCTGTCATCAGAACGACACTGGAGCGTTCATACTCAAGGTGCATCGACGTGGGATGCGTCGATTGCGGAAGCAGTTTCCGCCATT harbors:
- the gloA gene encoding lactoylglutathione lyase; this translates as MRLLHTMLRVGDLDKSIAFYTEVLGMTLLRRKDYPDGQFTLAFVGYGSEDENSVIELTYNWGVDHYELGTGYGHIALEVADVYKACEDIRSRGGKITREPGPMKHGTSILAFVEDPDGYKIELLSPQRKD